In Bacillus sp. Cs-700, one genomic interval encodes:
- the purU gene encoding formyltetrahydrofolate deformylase has protein sequence MKVNLEKGILLISCPDKEGIVAAVSTFLFSNGANIIHSDQHSTDPVLGHFFMRIEFSHPHLHQQLDELKQDFEETAKPFEMEWSITASSKKTRLAIFATKEDHCLQELLWRWQLGELHADIAMVISNHPDFKELTENAGIPFYHVPVTKDSKPKATAEHLRLLDEHDVDTVILARYMQIIPEELIHLYHNEMINIHHSFLPAFIGGNPYQQAFDRGVKLIGATAHYVNAQLDEGPIIEQDITRITHRYNVTDLKRHGKDIERIVLYRAVKWHLEKRVIVYGNKTIVFQ, from the coding sequence ATGAAGGTAAACTTAGAAAAAGGCATTTTATTAATTTCCTGTCCGGATAAAGAAGGAATCGTTGCAGCAGTCTCAACGTTTTTATTTTCAAATGGAGCAAATATTATCCACTCTGATCAGCATTCTACTGATCCTGTGCTCGGGCATTTTTTTATGCGAATTGAATTTAGTCACCCTCATTTGCATCAACAGCTAGATGAGTTGAAACAAGATTTTGAAGAAACGGCAAAGCCCTTTGAGATGGAATGGTCCATTACGGCTTCTTCTAAAAAAACTCGCCTCGCTATTTTTGCGACAAAAGAAGACCATTGCTTACAAGAACTACTCTGGCGGTGGCAATTAGGGGAATTGCATGCAGACATTGCTATGGTCATTAGTAATCACCCCGACTTTAAAGAGCTAACTGAGAACGCGGGGATCCCTTTTTATCACGTACCGGTGACAAAAGACTCAAAACCAAAGGCAACCGCCGAACATCTTCGCCTTCTTGACGAACACGATGTCGATACGGTTATTCTTGCTAGGTATATGCAAATCATTCCTGAAGAGCTTATTCACCTCTATCACAACGAAATGATTAATATTCATCACTCTTTTCTCCCAGCCTTTATCGGTGGTAACCCATACCAACAGGCGTTTGATCGAGGAGTCAAACTGATTGGAGCGACGGCGCATTATGTGAATGCTCAGCTAGATGAGGGCCCAATCATTGAACAGGATATCACTCGGATCACTCACCGCTATAATGTGACTGATTTAAAAAGACATGGAAAGGATATTGAACGCATTGTGCTCTACCGGGCCGTGAAATGGCACCTTGAAAAGCGCGTGATTGTTTACGGAAACAAAACAATCGTCTTTCAATAA
- a CDS encoding nitroreductase family protein, producing the protein MSISVQENQNVLDVMKDRHSVRKFEKGVKIPEDVMNEMLNATIEAPSSWNLQHWKFLVIESDEQKEKLLPIAFNQQQIVDSSATIVILGDLEANLHAEEIYGQAVELGYMDNAVKETLVGQINRAYEREGFALSEAIKNSSLAAMQLMLAAKAKDYDTVAMGGFNPVALVEEFNIPARYVPTMLISVGKAAAEAHGTGRFPIERMVVKESF; encoded by the coding sequence ATGTCGATAAGTGTACAGGAAAATCAAAATGTTTTAGATGTAATGAAAGATCGTCATTCTGTACGAAAGTTTGAAAAAGGTGTCAAGATTCCTGAAGATGTGATGAATGAAATGCTAAATGCTACGATTGAAGCACCGTCTTCTTGGAATCTACAACATTGGAAATTCCTTGTTATTGAAAGTGACGAACAGAAAGAAAAGCTTCTACCGATTGCTTTTAATCAACAACAAATTGTTGATAGCTCAGCTACCATTGTGATCCTTGGTGACCTTGAAGCTAACTTGCATGCAGAAGAAATATATGGCCAGGCTGTTGAATTAGGTTATATGGACAACGCTGTGAAGGAAACGCTAGTTGGTCAAATAAACCGTGCTTATGAGCGAGAAGGATTTGCATTAAGTGAAGCAATCAAAAATAGTTCACTAGCTGCGATGCAGTTAATGCTAGCTGCAAAAGCAAAAGATTATGACACAGTTGCAATGGGCGGATTTAATCCAGTTGCACTTGTTGAAGAATTTAACATCCCTGCACGGTATGTTCCGACGATGCTTATTTCTGTTGGGAAAGCCGCTGCTGAAGCGCATGGAACAGGACGTTTTCCAATTGAGCGTATGGTAGTGAAAGAAAGTTTTTAA
- a CDS encoding DeoR/GlpR family DNA-binding transcription regulator, with protein sequence MYQEERMLAILDYLKQYERISVERICELFLVSRDTARRDLVKLEEEGAVTRTRGGAVLPELRHEIQSYHDRLKVVSEEKQRIGKMASNYVNPGDVVILDASTTVQACAEFLVEKQATIITNSIHQADILSNGAYLDIHLLGGKLEKDHRFLYGSAVVEKVGSYNADIAFIGVIGISDNGLTIAHEEDGMVKRKMIQQSQYVIALADNSKFYRSEFFTFAQLEHIDLIITDKLPEENIQTMLRNHQVKLVVAEE encoded by the coding sequence ATGTATCAAGAAGAAAGAATGCTAGCGATTCTGGATTATTTAAAGCAATATGAACGGATTTCAGTAGAACGCATTTGCGAGCTATTTCTCGTATCAAGAGATACGGCTAGACGTGATTTAGTAAAGCTAGAAGAAGAAGGAGCTGTCACGAGGACAAGAGGTGGCGCTGTGCTTCCTGAGTTACGTCATGAGATCCAGTCTTATCACGATCGGCTGAAAGTGGTTTCCGAAGAAAAACAGCGAATCGGAAAGATGGCTTCAAACTATGTGAATCCGGGAGACGTGGTTATTCTTGATGCATCTACGACGGTTCAAGCATGTGCCGAATTTCTTGTGGAAAAGCAAGCGACTATTATCACAAACTCTATTCACCAGGCAGATATTTTATCAAATGGAGCGTACCTCGATATTCATCTTCTTGGGGGAAAACTAGAGAAAGATCATCGTTTTCTTTATGGATCTGCAGTCGTCGAAAAAGTCGGCTCCTATAATGCTGACATTGCTTTTATTGGTGTAATTGGCATATCAGATAATGGATTAACAATTGCTCATGAAGAAGACGGCATGGTGAAAAGAAAGATGATTCAACAATCTCAATATGTAATCGCTCTTGCTGATAATTCAAAGTTTTACCGTTCGGAATTTTTTACATTTGCACAGCTGGAACACATTGATTTGATTATTACGGACAAACTTCCAGAAGAGAACATTCAAACAATGCTTCGCAATCACCAAGTTAAGCTTGTTGTTGCAGAAGAGTAA
- a CDS encoding LLM class flavin-dependent oxidoreductase codes for MKLSVLDQSPVSRGNTPTEALRETTTLAKETEKLGYHRFWVSEHHSTKSLAGSSPEVLISHLAANTERMRIGSGGVLLPHYSPYKVAENFRMLETLNPNRIDIGLGRAPGGMPNVTKALAGGNSMGMDNYLEQVNELAAYLNGEDPQRMNVRATPLGSTTPEMWLLGSSGASGMMAAQRGLAFTFAHFINGYGGTNVVDKYRSRFVPSEFNEEPKTNVAIFVICGETEEEAEYLASSLDLSILLIEQGKSGDGFPSPDEARSFPYTVFDKERIRENRKRMIVGNPTQVKQQIEELANQYQTDEVIINTITHDFQARLKSYKLLAEAFQLTESVSS; via the coding sequence ATGAAATTGAGTGTACTTGATCAATCACCTGTTTCAAGAGGCAATACGCCTACTGAAGCACTTAGAGAAACAACGACACTTGCCAAAGAAACAGAAAAGCTAGGCTATCACCGTTTTTGGGTATCTGAACATCACAGCACGAAAAGCCTTGCTGGATCTAGTCCTGAAGTCCTTATTTCTCACCTGGCAGCGAATACAGAGCGGATGAGGATCGGTTCTGGAGGTGTATTGTTACCACATTATAGTCCGTATAAGGTAGCGGAAAACTTTCGAATGCTTGAAACCTTAAATCCAAACCGCATTGACATTGGGCTTGGACGTGCCCCAGGAGGTATGCCGAATGTTACAAAAGCCTTGGCTGGGGGAAACAGTATGGGGATGGACAACTATTTAGAGCAGGTTAATGAGTTAGCCGCCTATCTAAATGGGGAAGACCCACAGAGAATGAACGTACGGGCAACACCCCTTGGCAGTACGACACCTGAAATGTGGTTATTAGGGTCAAGTGGAGCTAGTGGAATGATGGCTGCCCAGCGAGGACTAGCGTTTACCTTTGCGCATTTCATTAATGGATATGGCGGGACTAACGTGGTTGACAAATACCGTTCTCGTTTTGTACCATCTGAATTTAACGAGGAGCCTAAAACAAACGTTGCGATCTTCGTCATTTGTGGTGAAACAGAAGAAGAAGCAGAATATCTTGCTTCTAGTTTGGATTTATCTATTTTATTAATTGAACAAGGAAAATCAGGAGACGGATTTCCATCCCCTGATGAAGCACGAAGCTTTCCATATACCGTGTTTGATAAAGAGCGGATTCGGGAAAACAGAAAAAGAATGATTGTAGGTAATCCGACCCAGGTGAAACAGCAAATAGAGGAATTGGCCAATCAATACCAGACGGATGAAGTGATTATTAATACCATTACACATGATTTTCAAGCCCGACTGAAGTCGTATAAACTACTTGCAGAAGCATTTCAATTAACTGAAAGCGTCTCTTCTTGA
- a CDS encoding Rrf2 family transcriptional regulator, protein MNSDFTLAVHSLALLAIKPGQMATSDYLAGSASVHPVRMRKILSLLKKNGYIVSKEGAGGGFTLSCRVEEVTLDKIYNLTSIGSLQPRCPDSNEYCLVGANLSNVLGDIFTDAENHLTAFLKQYTIRDIIQSLKQKQL, encoded by the coding sequence ATGAATAGTGATTTTACTCTCGCCGTACACAGTCTGGCTTTACTCGCAATTAAGCCAGGGCAGATGGCAACAAGTGATTATCTTGCCGGAAGTGCTTCGGTCCATCCCGTTCGTATGAGGAAAATTCTTAGTTTACTCAAGAAAAACGGATATATCGTTTCAAAAGAAGGTGCTGGTGGAGGTTTTACGTTATCTTGCCGAGTGGAAGAAGTAACGCTTGATAAGATCTATAACCTCACTTCTATCGGTTCACTTCAACCAAGGTGCCCTGATTCGAATGAGTACTGTCTTGTTGGAGCGAACTTGTCAAATGTACTTGGCGATATTTTTACAGATGCTGAGAACCACTTAACAGCATTCTTGAAACAATATACGATTCGTGATATTATCCAAAGCCTGAAGCAAAAACAATTATAA
- a CDS encoding sodium:alanine symporter family protein: MEAALNSISGFVWGWPLLILLVGTGIYLTIRLGFLQFTMLPYALKQAFTKKQDKTSEGDISHFQALMTALAATIGTGNIAGVATAVFVGGPGAVLWMWISALFGMATKYAEAILAVKYRSVNAKGEMSGGPMYYLDKGLNMKWLGMIFAFFGAFAAFGIGNMVQSNSVADAVATFGIAPWITGLVLMLFTGMVILGGIKSIGKVTAYFVPVMALFYVIGGLVVIFMNLELVPAAVSLIFSDAFTGEAAAGGAIGAVIRYGVARGVFSNEAGLGSAPIAAAAAKTDYPGRQALVSMTQVFIDTIVVCSITGIALVMGDLYGGDLNGAALTTATFEKFLGVPGALIVTIGLILFAYSTVLGWSYYGEKCFSYLFGDASIKYYRFVFVLAVFVGTTLKLNVVWLLADIFNGLMALPNLIGLLGLSGVVVAETKRFLEKVKEEKREAHSTGVSN; the protein is encoded by the coding sequence TTGGAAGCAGCATTAAATAGTATTAGTGGATTTGTGTGGGGGTGGCCCTTGCTCATCCTGCTCGTTGGAACGGGTATTTACCTCACGATCCGTCTTGGTTTTCTCCAATTCACCATGCTTCCATATGCGTTGAAGCAAGCCTTCACGAAGAAGCAAGATAAAACATCTGAAGGGGATATTTCTCATTTCCAGGCTTTAATGACAGCCCTTGCTGCTACAATCGGAACAGGTAATATCGCCGGTGTTGCAACAGCGGTTTTCGTGGGGGGACCTGGTGCTGTTCTTTGGATGTGGATCAGCGCGCTCTTTGGAATGGCCACAAAATATGCAGAAGCCATTCTCGCAGTTAAATACCGGTCTGTAAACGCAAAAGGTGAAATGTCAGGTGGACCGATGTACTACCTTGATAAAGGCCTTAATATGAAATGGCTTGGTATGATCTTTGCATTCTTTGGTGCTTTTGCTGCATTTGGTATTGGTAATATGGTGCAATCCAACTCAGTTGCTGATGCAGTGGCTACTTTTGGTATTGCACCTTGGATTACCGGTCTTGTCTTAATGCTTTTCACTGGAATGGTTATTCTTGGTGGAATCAAAAGCATTGGTAAAGTAACAGCTTACTTCGTTCCTGTCATGGCCTTATTTTATGTTATCGGAGGACTAGTTGTTATTTTCATGAACCTTGAGCTTGTGCCTGCTGCTGTATCGCTTATTTTCTCAGATGCCTTTACAGGTGAAGCAGCTGCTGGTGGTGCGATTGGTGCCGTTATTCGTTACGGTGTAGCGCGTGGGGTATTCTCGAATGAAGCTGGGCTTGGTTCCGCTCCAATTGCTGCTGCTGCTGCGAAAACCGATTATCCAGGTCGTCAGGCTCTCGTATCAATGACCCAGGTTTTCATTGATACGATTGTTGTCTGTTCCATCACTGGAATCGCGCTCGTAATGGGAGACCTTTACGGAGGCGACTTGAATGGTGCTGCGTTAACAACGGCAACATTTGAAAAGTTCCTTGGAGTTCCTGGTGCACTCATTGTTACGATTGGTCTTATTCTTTTTGCTTATTCTACTGTTCTTGGCTGGTCGTATTACGGAGAAAAGTGCTTCTCTTATCTGTTTGGAGACGCATCGATCAAATATTATCGCTTCGTTTTCGTTTTAGCCGTTTTTGTAGGAACAACGTTAAAACTAAACGTTGTTTGGTTACTTGCAGATATCTTCAATGGCTTAATGGCACTGCCAAACTTAATCGGCCTACTCGGTCTATCTGGGGTTGTGGTTGCTGAGACAAAACGTTTCCTTGAGAAAGTAAAGGAAGAAAAACGCGAGGCGCATTCCACAGGCGTTTCAAATTAA
- a CDS encoding cyclic nucleotide-binding domain-containing protein — protein sequence MSTSLVAKNESKLNMKDWNRLERSGQLMKRNKSRFLIKPEHTNRDVYIIRSGSIAIYHADNMEEPLAVLGANDVLGNRSIFVHQNLYAKTVTDVELIQLDQTSYRALYLAYPELAIKLTAELSKLKLTLDFPERKAPSFIQHVKNGVQNWVNKNNGKKGRYCHNC from the coding sequence ATGAGTACAAGTCTGGTGGCAAAAAACGAAAGTAAGCTTAATATGAAAGATTGGAATCGATTAGAGAGATCGGGTCAGTTAATGAAGCGAAACAAAAGTAGGTTTTTGATTAAGCCAGAGCATACAAATCGTGATGTCTACATTATTAGAAGTGGAAGCATTGCAATTTATCATGCTGATAATATGGAAGAGCCGCTTGCCGTTCTTGGGGCAAATGATGTTCTCGGAAACCGCTCGATTTTTGTACATCAAAATTTGTATGCCAAAACGGTTACTGATGTTGAGCTCATTCAATTAGATCAAACGTCTTACCGTGCACTATATTTAGCTTATCCTGAATTAGCGATCAAGTTAACAGCTGAATTATCTAAGCTAAAACTAACGCTGGATTTTCCAGAACGAAAAGCACCTTCGTTTATCCAACATGTGAAGAACGGGGTTCAAAACTGGGTAAATAAAAACAATGGCAAGAAGGGTAGATACTGCCACAACTGCTAG
- a CDS encoding SDR family oxidoreductase translates to MKYFDLSNKVAVVTGGGRGIGKAMARALSEAGAKVAIVGRTSNILEETAVELSKETNGTVLPFVYDVTKEESIKEFVTDIHEKLGSITILINNAGKTVRKSIEELEPSEWDDVMETNVKSVYMMTRAVLPDLKEQQGSRIINIASMASEVGLPFSTPYGPSKAAVVQLSKQLAQELSPLGITVNAISPGFIKTPFNEKALENPILLNKIKNSNPMHRIGQLEELIPAVLYLASPYSSYTTGQNLIIDGGTTSHAF, encoded by the coding sequence ATGAAGTATTTTGATCTATCAAACAAGGTAGCCGTCGTTACGGGTGGAGGAAGAGGGATTGGAAAAGCAATGGCTCGTGCTCTCTCTGAAGCTGGTGCTAAAGTTGCTATAGTAGGACGAACCTCAAATATACTTGAAGAAACGGCAGTGGAATTAAGCAAAGAAACAAATGGAACAGTTCTTCCATTTGTTTATGATGTTACAAAGGAAGAGAGTATTAAAGAATTCGTAACTGATATCCATGAGAAACTTGGTTCTATTACTATTCTTATTAATAATGCAGGTAAAACGGTGCGGAAATCGATCGAAGAGTTGGAACCTAGTGAATGGGATGATGTTATGGAAACAAATGTCAAATCTGTTTATATGATGACAAGAGCAGTTCTCCCTGATTTGAAAGAACAACAAGGATCACGAATTATTAACATTGCATCAATGGCAAGTGAAGTTGGCCTGCCATTTTCCACACCTTATGGTCCAAGTAAAGCGGCAGTTGTCCAATTGTCGAAACAGCTAGCACAAGAGCTATCTCCGCTTGGCATTACCGTGAATGCGATTAGTCCCGGTTTCATAAAAACACCATTTAACGAAAAAGCGCTTGAGAACCCGATTCTTTTAAATAAAATTAAGAACAGTAATCCGATGCATCGTATTGGTCAATTGGAGGAGCTAATTCCTGCTGTTCTTTATCTCGCTTCACCTTATTCTAGCTATACAACAGGGCAGAATCTTATCATTGATGGTGGGACTACTTCTCACGCCTTTTAA
- a CDS encoding YjcZ family sporulation protein, producing the protein MKGGIRMSYGYGQGFALIVVLFILLIIVGAVWAY; encoded by the coding sequence ATGAAGGGAGGGATACGCATGAGTTACGGTTATGGTCAAGGCTTCGCGCTAATTGTTGTATTGTTCATTCTTTTGATTATCGTTGGCGCAGTATGGGCTTACTAA
- a CDS encoding endonuclease MutS2, with protein MNEQTMTTLEFDKIRSEIAHYALSEEAKEEIQKMKPSHDTKVVQNRLNETTEAKAIIKKSSSVPLHGLHGIIQVMKQLNKGVALRPDQLTTVLDLIESGRKMKQFMAGKEWLAPTISSYVYSLYDLTDLEEELKRAIRNGEIDDTASKELGRIRKKITVYEERVKEKLNQLLRSSSKRKALQDTIISDRNGHYVVAVKKEYRKQIKGTVHDQSSSGSTVYIEPEEVRKVQVDLNELKADEYLEEQRILSRLTGEVERYAQEISINIETMTHYDYIFAKAKYSVAIDGSHVLLSPEPMIELRNGRHPLLAKEAVPLTLELGKGYKGLVITGPNTGGKTVAIKTVGLLAMMVQCGLHIPAEESSVFGMFGNILVDIGDGQSIEQSLSTFSSRISNIITILQDAGPDALVILDELGSGTDPGEGMGIAVSILEQLNRLGATILSTTHYSEMKNFASAHPDFENGSMEFDPESLRPTFKLRMGIPGESQAFAIALRLGMHPKIIERAHEITYQEKETYDKSDQRDWHYEQQLKSKKVDQPRRQKVQVEKHFEQFAIGDSVAIPSMKEKGIVYKPIDEFGNVIVMINGKKETIHAKRLKLLLPASELYPENYDFDILFESVENRKKKKLMNRKHVDGLKIDYEE; from the coding sequence TTGAACGAACAAACGATGACAACACTTGAATTTGATAAAATTCGGAGCGAGATCGCCCACTATGCGCTTTCCGAAGAAGCGAAAGAGGAGATTCAGAAAATGAAACCCTCACATGATACGAAAGTGGTGCAAAATAGATTAAATGAAACAACCGAGGCAAAAGCAATTATAAAGAAGAGCTCTAGCGTTCCTCTTCATGGTCTTCATGGCATTATTCAAGTGATGAAGCAACTAAACAAAGGAGTTGCATTACGACCTGACCAGCTCACAACCGTACTAGATTTGATTGAAAGTGGACGGAAAATGAAGCAGTTCATGGCAGGGAAAGAGTGGTTAGCTCCTACAATTTCAAGCTATGTGTATTCTCTTTATGACCTTACAGATCTTGAAGAAGAGTTAAAGCGAGCGATACGAAATGGGGAGATTGACGATACTGCGAGTAAAGAGTTAGGGAGAATAAGAAAGAAAATAACTGTATATGAAGAAAGGGTGAAGGAGAAACTTAACCAACTTCTACGTTCATCATCGAAACGAAAAGCTCTCCAGGATACCATTATTAGTGATCGTAACGGCCATTATGTTGTAGCAGTTAAAAAGGAATATCGTAAACAAATCAAAGGAACGGTTCACGATCAATCATCTAGTGGTTCAACGGTTTATATTGAGCCTGAGGAAGTTCGAAAAGTTCAAGTAGATTTAAATGAATTAAAAGCAGATGAATACCTAGAGGAACAGCGCATTCTGAGCAGGCTAACTGGAGAAGTGGAGCGATATGCACAGGAGATCTCCATTAACATTGAAACGATGACGCACTATGATTATATTTTTGCTAAAGCAAAATATAGTGTAGCGATTGATGGCAGTCACGTTCTGCTATCACCTGAGCCGATGATCGAACTACGCAACGGTCGCCATCCTTTGTTAGCTAAAGAAGCTGTTCCCTTAACTCTTGAACTTGGGAAAGGATATAAAGGATTAGTGATTACTGGCCCAAATACAGGAGGGAAAACCGTTGCCATTAAAACAGTCGGTCTTCTTGCGATGATGGTGCAATGCGGCTTACACATTCCGGCTGAAGAGTCTTCTGTGTTTGGAATGTTCGGCAACATACTCGTTGATATTGGCGATGGACAGAGTATTGAACAATCGTTAAGTACTTTCTCTTCACGAATTTCGAATATCATTACCATTTTACAAGATGCTGGCCCTGATGCTCTTGTCATTCTAGATGAGCTTGGTTCAGGAACAGACCCTGGTGAAGGGATGGGAATTGCCGTATCGATTTTAGAACAATTAAATCGCCTTGGTGCAACCATTCTTTCCACAACGCATTATAGCGAGATGAAGAATTTTGCATCTGCCCATCCTGATTTCGAGAACGGGTCGATGGAGTTTGATCCAGAATCACTGAGGCCAACGTTTAAGCTGCGAATGGGCATACCGGGTGAAAGTCAGGCATTTGCAATTGCCCTCAGGCTTGGCATGCATCCGAAGATTATCGAGCGCGCTCATGAAATTACTTATCAGGAGAAGGAAACTTACGATAAGAGTGATCAGCGCGATTGGCACTATGAGCAACAATTGAAAAGTAAAAAAGTCGATCAACCGCGACGGCAAAAAGTACAGGTTGAAAAGCACTTTGAACAGTTTGCCATTGGAGACAGCGTGGCGATACCTTCTATGAAGGAAAAAGGAATTGTTTACAAACCGATTGATGAGTTTGGGAACGTGATTGTCATGATTAATGGCAAAAAAGAGACGATTCATGCGAAGCGATTAAAACTCCTTCTGCCTGCAAGCGAACTTTACCCTGAGAATTATGATTTTGATATCCTTTTTGAATCGGTTGAGAATAGAAAGAAAAAGAAATTGATGAATCGAAAGCATGTGGACGGCTTGAAAATTGATTATGAAGAGTAG
- a CDS encoding ABC transporter ATP-binding protein, whose protein sequence is MAKIVDQDKKMNWRGLSKLIRDTNPSKPLVAAAIAMSMIGTIAGLIVPFFTKNLVDQLSGSTLSSGVITLLIAAFIVQAIFSGLSMYLLLYIGETVVARLRERLMKKVLSLQVNYFDQNRVGDTTSRIVNDTGVIKDLVSNHLISLLTSTLSIVGSIGILLYLDWKLTAILLAVVPIMMIGIRFIGKRMYKVSKGLQEETAKFTATITQVLSEVRLVKFSMAENVEEENGKNGIKNVFGYSMKEAKIYALLMPLMTLLLMGVLVIIVGYGGVRVSTGELTAGELVAFLLYLFQIIIPFSSMARFLTAIQKAMGATERLQFLLDHESEERLNGEEVKNPAQVLSFNNVEFSYGKEMILKKASFEVPPGKVTAIVGPSGSGKTTTFSLIERFYRPQEGEIKLGDNEISRFSLVSWRKQIGYVSQESPLIAGTIKENIVYGLEKEVSDQDIEVAASQAYALPFIHDLPDGLDTEIGERGIKLSGGQRQRIAIARAIVRNPSILLLDEATSSLDSTSEVQVQRALNNLMKDRTTIVIAHRLSTVVHADQILVMENGRVSAQGTHEELFMNSNLYKELAQQQFQMEESS, encoded by the coding sequence ATGGCAAAGATAGTCGATCAAGATAAAAAGATGAACTGGCGTGGACTTTCAAAACTAATCCGAGATACAAACCCGTCGAAACCTCTCGTAGCAGCAGCCATTGCGATGAGTATGATTGGAACGATCGCTGGATTAATTGTTCCATTTTTCACGAAAAATCTAGTGGATCAACTTTCAGGAAGCACGCTTTCATCAGGGGTTATTACGTTATTAATTGCTGCTTTTATCGTTCAAGCGATTTTTTCGGGTTTATCCATGTATTTGCTCTTATATATCGGTGAAACAGTCGTGGCTCGTTTAAGGGAGCGTTTAATGAAGAAAGTACTTTCTCTTCAAGTTAACTACTTTGATCAAAACCGTGTGGGTGATACGACGAGTCGGATTGTAAACGATACAGGGGTTATCAAAGATCTCGTATCAAATCATTTGATTAGTTTGTTAACGAGTACGCTCTCTATTGTCGGTTCGATAGGGATTTTACTTTACTTAGATTGGAAATTAACGGCGATCTTACTTGCTGTCGTTCCAATTATGATGATTGGCATTCGTTTTATCGGAAAGAGAATGTATAAAGTATCAAAAGGTTTGCAGGAAGAAACGGCCAAATTCACGGCAACGATTACTCAAGTTTTATCAGAAGTTCGGCTCGTGAAATTTTCTATGGCAGAAAATGTAGAAGAGGAGAATGGAAAGAATGGCATAAAAAATGTCTTTGGCTATAGTATGAAAGAAGCAAAAATTTATGCGCTTCTCATGCCTCTTATGACACTACTGTTGATGGGGGTGCTCGTCATTATTGTTGGATATGGCGGCGTACGTGTGTCGACAGGAGAATTAACTGCAGGAGAACTCGTTGCCTTTCTTTTATACCTGTTTCAAATCATTATTCCGTTTAGTTCGATGGCGCGTTTTCTCACAGCCATTCAAAAAGCGATGGGGGCAACAGAACGTCTCCAATTCTTACTAGATCATGAGAGTGAAGAGCGACTAAATGGAGAAGAAGTCAAAAACCCGGCCCAAGTCCTTTCATTTAATAATGTTGAATTTTCATATGGGAAAGAAATGATCTTGAAAAAAGCATCTTTTGAAGTGCCACCAGGTAAGGTTACGGCTATTGTTGGGCCTAGCGGTAGCGGAAAAACAACGACTTTTTCTTTGATTGAACGCTTTTATCGACCACAAGAAGGAGAAATCAAACTAGGAGATAATGAGATCAGTCGCTTTTCACTTGTGTCCTGGCGGAAGCAAATCGGCTATGTCTCACAGGAAAGTCCACTCATAGCCGGAACGATTAAAGAAAATATTGTATATGGGTTGGAGAAAGAGGTTTCGGATCAGGATATTGAAGTCGCAGCCAGCCAGGCTTATGCCCTTCCTTTCATACACGATCTTCCGGATGGACTTGATACTGAAATTGGCGAAAGAGGAATCAAGCTTTCAGGTGGTCAACGCCAGCGAATTGCCATTGCTCGAGCAATTGTACGAAATCCCTCTATCCTTTTGTTAGACGAAGCGACGTCTAGCCTTGATAGTACGTCAGAAGTTCAAGTGCAACGTGCCTTAAACAATTTAATGAAAGATCGAACGACCATTGTGATTGCTCATCGTCTTTCAACGGTTGTCCATGCAGATCAAATATTGGTAATGGAAAATGGAAGAGTATCCGCTCAAGGTACTCATGAAGAATTGTTTATGAACAGCAATCTTTATAAGGAACTCGCTCAACAGCAGTTTCAAATGGAAGAAAGCTCATAA
- a CDS encoding IDEAL domain-containing protein, protein MMNQLHQQTQYQKGDWVKGKSVHDELIHGYVESVNNYLGTIKVFVLECDNPETVGKVIETFQNRISQLEEPDLEQDESFLLNLIEVALITKDKEWFMELSTQLKELRNESEEVVPC, encoded by the coding sequence ATGATGAATCAATTACATCAACAAACACAATACCAAAAAGGTGATTGGGTAAAAGGAAAATCAGTCCATGATGAACTCATTCATGGCTACGTTGAATCTGTTAATAATTATCTTGGAACGATTAAAGTATTTGTTCTAGAATGTGATAATCCAGAAACTGTTGGAAAAGTAATTGAAACTTTCCAGAATCGTATTTCGCAGCTGGAAGAACCTGATTTAGAGCAGGATGAATCCTTCTTGTTAAATCTTATTGAAGTTGCCTTGATCACGAAAGACAAGGAATGGTTTATGGAACTTTCGACACAACTAAAAGAACTTCGAAATGAGTCGGAGGAAGTAGTTCCCTGTTAA